The following coding sequences lie in one Treponema socranskii subsp. buccale genomic window:
- a CDS encoding type II toxin-antitoxin system HicB family antitoxin, with protein sequence MKVIYPAIFHAEDGGFWVEFPDLPGCFTQGDTESEAYANAVETMELFLQDDYTIDTLPTVSAANKIKTDKKSFVSLVCGEFKVNEKAVKKTLTIPFWLNIQAEKAGVNFSQTLQDALCKKLNVVV encoded by the coding sequence ATGAAAGTTATATATCCTGCTATTTTTCACGCTGAAGACGGCGGTTTTTGGGTAGAGTTTCCCGATTTGCCCGGTTGTTTCACGCAGGGCGATACGGAATCCGAGGCGTATGCAAACGCTGTTGAAACAATGGAGCTTTTTTTGCAAGATGATTATACGATCGATACCTTACCTACGGTGTCGGCGGCAAACAAAATTAAAACCGATAAAAAGAGTTTCGTATCTCTTGTTTGTGGCGAATTTAAAGTAAATGAGAAAGCAGTAAAAAAAACCTTAACGATTCCGTTTTGGCTTAATATTCAAGCGGAGAAAGCCGGAGTCAATTTCAGTCAGACCTTACAAGACGCATTGTGCAAAAAACTGAATGTCGTTGTTTGA
- a CDS encoding DeoR/GlpR family DNA-binding transcription regulator, with product MKLLNERQIQEAKLIKNSQFLTIKQLSQFLHVSEMTIRRDMQLLGENNLVSQVYGGVVPVSGAEQNDTAYIADEEQQKNKALKLLIAQKAATLIRQNDVIFFDSGSTVQLLAEQLPNDFSCTAISSSFNALSILTKLPNSTVITPGGVFSHKPKVFYDQESIKAIQRYRANIAFIGATGYELEMGPTCAYVEDAPLKHAIIKSSKEKVLLIDSSKFGLVSTCSFAKISDFTTVITDSGIPREYAEQIAENNVRLIVV from the coding sequence ATGAAACTATTGAACGAACGGCAAATACAAGAAGCAAAATTAATAAAAAATTCACAATTTTTAACGATTAAGCAACTCTCGCAATTTTTACACGTATCGGAGATGACGATCCGCAGAGATATGCAGCTGCTCGGCGAAAACAACCTCGTCTCTCAAGTGTACGGCGGCGTCGTACCGGTTTCAGGTGCGGAACAAAACGATACGGCTTATATCGCGGATGAAGAGCAGCAAAAAAACAAAGCGCTCAAACTGCTTATCGCTCAAAAAGCCGCCACGCTTATCCGTCAAAACGACGTCATCTTTTTCGATTCGGGATCGACCGTACAACTTTTGGCGGAACAGCTGCCGAACGATTTTTCGTGTACCGCGATATCGTCGAGCTTTAACGCGCTCAGCATTTTGACGAAATTGCCGAACAGCACCGTTATTACCCCGGGCGGCGTTTTTTCGCATAAACCGAAAGTCTTTTACGATCAGGAATCGATCAAAGCGATACAGCGCTACCGCGCAAACATCGCCTTTATCGGAGCGACGGGCTACGAACTTGAAATGGGGCCGACATGCGCATACGTCGAAGACGCACCGCTCAAGCACGCGATCATCAAATCGAGCAAAGAAAAAGTGCTCCTCATCGATTCGTCGAAATTCGGTTTGGTGAGCACATGTTCGTTCGCAAAGATAAGCGATTTTACGACGGTCATCACCGATTCGGGAATTCCCCGAGAATACGCCGAACAGATCGCCGAAAACAATGTACGGCTGATCGTCGTGTAG
- a CDS encoding type II toxin-antitoxin system HicA family toxin has translation MKDKDLLKLLLKDGWELVSIRGSHHKLAKGGKTVSVPVHGKDVKKGLLGAILKETGLEVKK, from the coding sequence ATGAAAGACAAAGACCTTTTGAAGTTATTATTAAAAGACGGCTGGGAGTTAGTATCAATAAGAGGCAGCCATCATAAACTCGCAAAAGGCGGAAAAACCGTTTCGGTTCCCGTACACGGTAAAGATGTCAAGAAAGGTCTTTTGGGGGCAATTCTGAAAGAAACCGGTTTGGAGGTAAAGAAATGA
- a CDS encoding PIN domain-containing protein, translating into MILVDTSVWINYFKGREEVKRLDTFIETNSIVVNDLILAELLPFINQKKEYELRNLLLNIEKVVLHINWNEIIKMQTENLKNGINKVGVPDLVIAQNVIQHNLYLYSMDKHFKFMSKLFPIKLIEF; encoded by the coding sequence ATGATTCTCGTAGATACCTCGGTATGGATTAATTATTTTAAAGGTCGTGAAGAAGTAAAACGGCTCGATACGTTTATAGAAACCAATTCTATTGTCGTAAACGATTTAATTTTAGCAGAATTGTTGCCGTTTATAAATCAAAAGAAAGAATATGAATTACGAAATCTACTTTTAAATATTGAAAAAGTCGTCTTACATATAAATTGGAACGAAATTATTAAAATGCAGACGGAAAACTTGAAGAACGGTATCAATAAGGTCGGTGTACCGGATTTGGTTATAGCACAAAATGTAATACAACATAACCTATATCTGTATTCAATGGATAAACATTTTAAATTCATGAGCAAATTATTTCCGATCAAACTGATAGAATTTTAA
- a CDS encoding type II toxin-antitoxin system VapB family antitoxin, with protein sequence MKTTIVLEDVKLKKAFALTKIKTKTELIDVALDNLIKRYQIQNIKKYFGKSDLKIDLDSMRKREQ encoded by the coding sequence ATGAAAACAACGATTGTACTGGAAGACGTAAAACTTAAAAAGGCTTTTGCCCTTACAAAAATTAAAACAAAAACCGAATTAATCGATGTTGCTTTAGATAATCTTATAAAGAGATATCAAATACAAAATATAAAGAAATATTTCGGAAAAAGCGATTTAAAAATCGATCTTGATTCAATGAGGAAAAGAGAACAATGA